A stretch of Campylobacter showae DNA encodes these proteins:
- a CDS encoding DUF488 domain-containing protein: MFQAFRIYDFVKGDENSDFYGVFIDRLYPRGVKKEIFCSFLWLKSVTPSNELRSWFHEDKEARFEEFKVKFKTELADKEATAGLNELKILEKKHGKIALLTATKDINLSHVAVLLELLRE, translated from the coding sequence ATGTTTCAGGCTTTCAGAATTTACGATTTTGTAAAAGGCGATGAAAATAGCGATTTTTACGGCGTATTTATCGATAGACTCTATCCTCGCGGAGTGAAAAAGGAGATATTTTGCTCGTTTTTATGGCTAAAGTCGGTTACTCCGTCAAACGAGCTTAGGTCTTGGTTTCATGAGGATAAAGAAGCTAGATTTGAGGAATTTAAAGTTAAATTTAAGACCGAACTAGCCGATAAAGAGGCGACGGCAGGACTGAACGAGCTAAAAATTCTAGAAAAAAAGCACGGCAAAATCGCTCTATTAACCGCGACTAAAGATATAAATTTAAGCCACGTTGCGGTACTTTTAGAACTACTCAGGGAGTAA
- a CDS encoding DUF748 domain-containing protein encodes MQKSKKIALIILGSLAGLLLIYTLAGFLGVPYALKNTLPTKLKDINASLSVAEAKFNPFTFELNVTRPELNTTAPLFSAEQIDVKLKPFSLFKKLAEVDILRLKSPSVNIARDKNGTLNLATFLGESNATSTENNETSSINFALNSTKIIGGSFAYSDESLKQPFSAKFEGINYEISGINTEQNSAGKHVFDANSTLAQKLDWQGGIDLAPLRVYGELSLKDFNVRPVALSFIDTKDLRINSALVNAKTSYELSADGGVIKAALKNAALNLKSFEAQLDGQNLSLEELDLPAIEVNADVSEKRSFAADISEIKFKNTSFKGEAQANLNNLNLSGVALKADINEKGDINASAALKALGVSGINLTEKSVGEIKLKDANASELDAKIKGQNIAAGLKNLTLNVASAPVGKNSAASLEKLVINAPKFTLENNASTASIGEIKAQKIVLKTKNKEIAAVAEIGVKDADFDLAKTALRIESVSINKPKFATDIKENGELSAISELGLNGEKTAAKKTNTKSKTESAKKPAKSQKTAEKSAAKKSKKTEQKSAQDAKSGFKFSVKNVAVTGADIGITHIFEGQKIAHKFDGLNINLQNISENLAAPVTAKIDMKSSQKLNLALKGKITPEPLSIEADIKLNDANLSRYFVYAKNYLDASLKSGELNAELNVKYAADASVSGKANIANIELADGSGDKVFAFKNLKLSKISFAKNFLNLERVTLSAPFLKAHLNKERELNLSSLVKKSESESTQNADVKQAAPKNEKAAEAAKQQKKEGEFDFAIKNILVENGDVDFSDASLFMPFATKITKLEGVLMDIDSTRPTMGTFEGVVGKSGFSKIGLKLLPYDPKKSTEVKFSFKDIDLVDVTPYSGQFLGYKIEKGKLNLTLNYDVKDSKLNGSNVVNLDTLTLGEKVESKDAVDLPLSLAISILSDQNNQINIDLPVTGDLNDPDFKYGGIVWEAVKKLFADITLAPFRFLGNMLGLSSNDLNTIDFMPANAELIVSEQAKIADFIKLTTAKPKMKLSITPAYSDVDVTALKNAKLNEKISQTMAQTGKDYAGALASLAPKEKSSDEKALREAALKGIEVKKEQLLDLANARAQAIKAALAQAGLAEDRVTVKKPEKTDVKQGEYSSVMMGVAD; translated from the coding sequence ATGCAAAAAAGTAAAAAAATCGCTCTTATTATCCTAGGCTCGCTTGCGGGCTTGCTGCTCATCTACACGCTCGCAGGCTTTTTAGGCGTTCCTTACGCACTCAAAAATACCTTGCCCACAAAGCTAAAAGATATAAACGCTAGCCTTAGCGTGGCGGAGGCTAAATTTAACCCTTTTACCTTCGAGCTAAACGTCACACGCCCCGAGCTAAACACGACCGCGCCGCTTTTTAGCGCGGAGCAAATCGACGTCAAACTTAAGCCTTTTTCGCTCTTTAAAAAGCTAGCAGAAGTCGATATCTTGCGCCTAAAAAGCCCAAGCGTAAATATCGCTAGAGATAAAAACGGCACGCTAAATTTAGCTACGTTTTTAGGCGAGTCAAACGCTACTAGCACCGAAAACAACGAAACTAGTAGCATAAATTTCGCTCTAAACAGCACAAAGATAATCGGCGGCTCGTTTGCCTACTCGGACGAGAGTTTAAAGCAGCCTTTTAGCGCCAAATTTGAGGGCATAAACTACGAAATCTCAGGCATAAATACCGAGCAAAATAGCGCGGGCAAGCACGTTTTTGACGCAAACTCCACGCTAGCGCAAAAGCTGGACTGGCAGGGCGGCATCGACCTCGCGCCGCTTCGCGTTTACGGCGAGCTTAGCCTAAAGGACTTTAACGTCCGCCCCGTCGCTCTTAGCTTCATCGATACGAAGGATCTACGCATAAATAGCGCGCTCGTAAATGCAAAAACGAGCTACGAACTAAGTGCGGACGGCGGCGTTATCAAGGCTGCTTTAAAAAACGCAGCTTTAAATTTAAAGTCGTTTGAAGCGCAACTTGATGGGCAAAATTTGAGCCTAGAGGAGCTTGATCTACCTGCCATCGAGGTAAATGCCGACGTTAGCGAAAAAAGAAGCTTTGCGGCCGATATTAGCGAGATAAAATTTAAAAACACGAGCTTTAAAGGCGAGGCGCAGGCAAATTTAAACAATCTAAATTTAAGCGGCGTCGCGCTTAAGGCCGATATAAACGAAAAGGGCGATATAAACGCCTCCGCAGCGCTCAAAGCTCTGGGCGTTAGCGGGATAAATTTGACCGAAAAAAGCGTCGGCGAGATAAAGCTAAAAGACGCAAATGCAAGTGAGCTGGATGCTAAAATAAAAGGGCAAAATATCGCAGCTGGCCTAAAAAATTTGACGCTTAACGTCGCCTCCGCCCCGGTCGGTAAAAACAGTGCGGCAAGCCTAGAAAAGCTCGTTATAAACGCGCCTAAATTTACGCTGGAAAATAATGCCAGCACTGCTTCTATCGGCGAGATAAAAGCTCAAAAAATCGTGCTAAAAACTAAAAATAAAGAGATCGCCGCCGTCGCTGAAATCGGCGTGAAGGACGCGGATTTTGATCTAGCCAAAACTGCGCTTCGCATCGAAAGCGTAAGTATAAATAAGCCTAAATTTGCAACCGATATAAAAGAAAACGGCGAGCTTAGCGCTATTAGTGAGCTTGGACTAAACGGCGAAAAAACAGCCGCTAAAAAAACAAATACAAAAAGCAAAACCGAAAGCGCGAAAAAACCTGCCAAATCTCAAAAAACGGCAGAAAAAAGCGCCGCGAAAAAAAGTAAAAAAACCGAGCAAAAAAGCGCTCAAGATGCAAAGAGCGGATTTAAATTTAGCGTCAAAAACGTCGCCGTTACGGGTGCGGATATAGGTATAACCCATATCTTTGAGGGGCAAAAGATAGCGCACAAATTTGACGGACTAAATATAAATTTGCAAAATATCAGCGAAAATTTAGCTGCACCAGTGACCGCTAAAATCGACATGAAAAGCTCGCAAAAGCTAAATTTGGCTCTTAAGGGTAAAATCACGCCAGAGCCCCTAAGTATCGAAGCCGATATAAAACTAAATGACGCAAATCTGTCTCGCTACTTCGTCTACGCTAAAAACTATCTGGACGCGAGCCTAAAAAGCGGCGAGCTAAATGCCGAACTAAACGTAAAATACGCCGCGGACGCCTCCGTAAGCGGTAAGGCAAACATCGCAAATATCGAGCTTGCGGACGGCTCTGGCGATAAGGTTTTTGCCTTTAAAAACCTCAAGCTATCTAAAATTTCGTTTGCGAAAAATTTTTTAAATTTAGAGCGAGTGACTCTGAGCGCACCGTTTTTAAAGGCGCATTTAAATAAAGAACGCGAACTAAATCTAAGCAGTCTAGTGAAAAAGAGTGAGAGCGAAAGTACGCAAAATGCGGACGTAAAACAAGCCGCCCCTAAAAACGAAAAGGCCGCAGAGGCAGCAAAACAGCAGAAAAAAGAGGGCGAGTTTGACTTCGCTATCAAGAACATCCTCGTAGAAAACGGCGATGTAGACTTCTCCGACGCGTCGCTATTTATGCCGTTTGCGACTAAGATCACCAAGCTAGAAGGCGTGCTGATGGATATCGACAGTACTCGCCCGACGATGGGTACGTTTGAGGGCGTGGTCGGCAAGAGCGGCTTTAGCAAGATCGGGCTCAAGCTACTGCCGTACGACCCGAAAAAGAGCACGGAGGTCAAATTTAGCTTTAAAGATATCGATCTAGTCGACGTGACGCCTTATAGCGGGCAGTTTTTGGGCTACAAGATAGAAAAAGGCAAGCTAAATTTGACTCTAAACTACGATGTTAAGGACTCTAAGCTAAACGGTAGCAATGTCGTAAATCTAGACACGCTAACGCTTGGCGAAAAGGTCGAGTCTAAAGACGCGGTAGATTTACCTCTATCGCTTGCTATCTCGATCTTGAGCGATCAAAACAATCAGATAAACATCGATCTGCCGGTGACGGGCGACCTAAACGACCCAGACTTTAAATACGGCGGTATCGTCTGGGAAGCGGTTAAGAAGCTATTTGCCGACATCACGCTGGCTCCGTTTAGATTTTTGGGTAATATGCTAGGGTTAAGCAGCAATGATCTAAATACTATCGACTTTATGCCAGCAAATGCCGAGCTAATCGTATCCGAGCAGGCTAAGATAGCTGATTTTATCAAGCTAACGACGGCAAAACCTAAGATGAAGCTAAGCATCACTCCGGCCTACTCGGACGTGGACGTAACGGCGCTAAAAAACGCGAAACTAAACGAAAAAATCAGTCAAACGATGGCGCAAACGGGCAAGGACTACGCAGGAGCGCTCGCATCGCTAGCTCCAAAAGAAAAAAGCAGCGACGAAAAGGCGCTGCGGGAGGCTGCGCTAAAAGGCATCGAGGTGAAAAAAGAGCAGCTGCTAGATCTCGCTAACGCAAGAGCTCAGGCTATCAAGGCGGCCCTAGCGCAGGCTGGACTGGCCGAAGATAGGGTGACGGTTAAAAAGCCCGAAAAAACGGACGTCAAACAGGGCGAATACTCAAGCGTGATGATGGGCGTGGCGGACTAA
- a CDS encoding ribose-phosphate pyrophosphokinase gives MRGYKIFSGTANPAFSKKISHYLSLPLSEATIKRFSDGEISVQIGESVRGKDIFIIQPTCAPANVNLMELLILTDALKRSSASSITAVVPYFGYARQDRKAAPRVPITAKLVANMMQTAGIDRVVTIDLHAGQIQGFFDIPVDNLYGSIIFNDHIKNKNLKNPIIASPDIGGVARARSVAKALNLDIVIVDKRREKANESEVMNVIGDVAGKDVILVDDMIDTGGTIVKAAKVFKERGATSVMACCTHAVLSGKAYENLADSALDELVVTDTIPLREENEKIKVLSVAPIFGEVIRRVYHNESVNSLFD, from the coding sequence ATGAGAGGTTACAAAATCTTTTCGGGTACCGCAAATCCGGCGTTTTCAAAGAAAATTTCGCATTATTTATCGCTTCCGCTCAGCGAAGCCACGATCAAGCGCTTTAGCGACGGCGAGATCAGCGTACAGATCGGCGAGAGCGTGCGCGGCAAGGACATTTTCATCATCCAGCCTACCTGCGCGCCGGCAAACGTAAATTTGATGGAGCTTTTGATCCTAACCGACGCGCTTAAGCGCAGCTCGGCTAGCTCGATAACGGCGGTGGTGCCGTACTTCGGCTACGCGCGCCAAGACCGCAAAGCCGCTCCTCGCGTGCCTATCACGGCAAAACTCGTGGCAAACATGATGCAAACGGCGGGCATCGACCGTGTCGTCACGATCGATCTTCATGCGGGCCAAATTCAGGGTTTTTTTGATATCCCCGTCGATAACCTCTACGGTTCGATCATCTTTAACGACCATATCAAAAATAAAAATCTCAAAAATCCAATCATCGCTAGCCCCGATATCGGCGGCGTCGCGCGCGCTAGAAGCGTCGCAAAAGCCCTAAATCTCGATATCGTCATCGTCGATAAACGCCGCGAAAAAGCTAACGAAAGCGAAGTAATGAACGTAATCGGCGACGTGGCGGGCAAGGACGTGATCCTGGTCGATGATATGATCGATACGGGCGGCACGATAGTAAAGGCGGCAAAAGTCTTTAAAGAGCGCGGCGCAACCTCGGTGATGGCGTGCTGCACGCATGCGGTACTCTCGGGTAAGGCCTACGAAAACCTCGCAGATAGCGCGCTAGACGAGCTAGTGGTGACCGACACGATACCGCTACGCGAGGAAAACGAAAAGATAAAAGTACTCAGCGTAGCTCCGATTTTTGGCGAAGTGATCAGGCGCGTGTATCATAACGAAAGCGTAAATTCGCTATTTGACTGA
- a CDS encoding YqhA family protein, which translates to MRKSFEKILLFSNNFTLLPVVFGLLGAIVLFVIASYDVGKVFVAVYHYFFGDFHPENFHSEVVGEIVGAIDLYLMALVLYIFSFGIYELFISEIEELKQSKQSKVLEVHSLDELKDKLGKVIIMVLIVNFFQRVLHANFTTPLEMTYLAASILALCLGLYFLHKGEH; encoded by the coding sequence ATGCGTAAATCTTTTGAAAAAATTCTGCTCTTTAGCAACAACTTCACGCTGCTTCCCGTGGTGTTTGGCTTGCTCGGCGCTATCGTGCTTTTCGTCATCGCCAGCTACGACGTAGGCAAGGTTTTCGTCGCCGTTTATCACTACTTTTTCGGCGATTTTCACCCGGAGAACTTCCACTCAGAAGTCGTCGGCGAGATCGTGGGCGCGATCGACCTCTACCTCATGGCGCTCGTGCTTTACATCTTTAGCTTCGGCATTTACGAGCTGTTTATCTCCGAAATCGAGGAGCTCAAGCAGTCCAAACAGAGCAAAGTCCTCGAGGTGCACTCGCTCGACGAGCTTAAGGATAAACTTGGCAAAGTCATCATCATGGTGCTTATCGTTAACTTTTTCCAGCGCGTTTTGCACGCAAATTTCACTACGCCGCTTGAGATGACCTACCTTGCGGCCTCGATTTTGGCGCTTTGCTTGGGGCTTTATTTCCTACACAAGGGCGAGCACTGA
- a CDS encoding aspartate-semialdehyde dehydrogenase, translated as MRKFNVAVVGATGAVGEELFRVMEEVDFPVGELLPLASAKSAGTQIEFKGKNHKVVELTETVFDEHEIDIAFFSAGGSVSEKYAKFAAASGAVVIDNTSHFRMDADVPLVVPECNPEDIAQWKTRGIIANPNCSTIQMVQILKPLDDAYGINRVDVSTYQAASGAGKEGMEELVTQLQKFFEFKLDECEPKVFAHQLAFNVIPHIDVFLDNDYTKEEMKMVNETQKILHKNMEVSATCVRVPVLRSHSEAITIHFDRDVDAAAAREILRKAPSIVVVDEPAAKKYPMPSISSDTNETYVGRIRTDNYRKNVLHLWCSADQIRVGAATNAVRIAQKWIEMQE; from the coding sequence ATGAGAAAATTTAACGTTGCCGTCGTAGGCGCGACTGGCGCAGTCGGAGAGGAGCTTTTCCGCGTCATGGAGGAGGTGGATTTCCCGGTCGGCGAGCTACTACCGCTAGCAAGCGCGAAAAGCGCGGGCACCCAAATAGAGTTTAAAGGCAAAAACCACAAAGTCGTGGAGCTCACCGAGACCGTTTTTGACGAGCATGAGATCGATATAGCGTTTTTTAGCGCGGGCGGATCGGTATCCGAAAAATACGCTAAATTTGCAGCCGCCAGCGGTGCCGTCGTCATCGACAACACCAGCCACTTTAGGATGGACGCAGACGTGCCGCTAGTCGTACCCGAGTGCAATCCCGAGGACATCGCCCAGTGGAAAACCCGCGGTATCATCGCCAACCCAAACTGCTCGACCATCCAGATGGTACAAATTTTAAAACCGCTAGACGACGCATACGGCATCAACCGCGTGGACGTCTCCACCTATCAGGCGGCTTCGGGTGCCGGTAAAGAGGGTATGGAGGAGTTAGTCACGCAGCTACAAAAGTTTTTCGAGTTTAAGCTTGATGAGTGCGAGCCAAAGGTCTTCGCGCACCAGCTAGCCTTTAACGTCATCCCGCACATCGACGTGTTTTTAGACAACGACTACACAAAAGAGGAGATGAAAATGGTCAACGAGACCCAAAAAATCCTCCACAAAAATATGGAAGTGAGCGCGACCTGCGTGCGCGTGCCGGTGCTTCGCAGCCACTCTGAGGCAATCACGATTCATTTTGATAGAGACGTGGACGCCGCAGCCGCCCGCGAAATCTTGCGCAAAGCGCCTAGTATCGTGGTCGTGGATGAGCCAGCCGCGAAAAAATACCCGATGCCGAGCATCTCAAGCGATACCAACGAGACCTACGTCGGACGCATCCGCACGGATAACTACCGCAAAAACGTCCTGCATCTATGGTGCAGCGCCGACCAGATCCGCGTGGGAGCAGCGACTAATGCCGTAAGAATCGCGCAAAAATGGATAGAGATGCAGGAATAA
- a CDS encoding sigma-54-dependent transcriptional regulator, translating into MNIVIVEDDINMRKSLEIALGEYDDLKIKSYKSAVEALKKMGEDVDLIITDINMPQMDGLEFIKRLEGKFDVIIMTGNATLNKAIESVRLGVKDFLTKPFDAQTLYEAIKRVEILRRKLPAASLKAAQNGSNSQADSTDFVASSPALANALNLASRVAKTDASAMLMGESGVGKELFAKFIHKNSPRKDGPFIAINMAAIPENLIESELFGFEKGAFTDASAMKKGQFELASGGTLFLDEIGEMPLNLQPKLLRAIQEREITRLGATKSVKIDVRIISATNANLPAMISEGKFREDLFYRLNTVPVAIPPLRERKEEILPIAERFLKQSCEEFNLGAKSFSEAAVKELENYDFPGNIRELISVVQRAAILSEGEEIQPGDLFLQARSRK; encoded by the coding sequence ATGAACATCGTAATAGTAGAAGACGACATAAACATGCGCAAGTCCCTAGAGATCGCGCTTGGCGAATACGACGATCTAAAAATCAAAAGCTACAAAAGCGCGGTCGAAGCGCTTAAAAAAATGGGCGAGGACGTCGATCTCATAATCACCGACATCAACATGCCCCAGATGGACGGGCTGGAGTTTATCAAGCGTCTGGAGGGCAAATTTGACGTCATCATAATGACGGGCAACGCGACGCTAAACAAAGCCATCGAGAGCGTGCGCCTTGGCGTCAAGGACTTCCTCACGAAGCCTTTTGACGCGCAAACGCTATATGAGGCGATAAAAAGGGTCGAAATTTTACGCCGAAAGCTACCTGCTGCGAGCCTAAAAGCCGCGCAAAACGGGTCAAATTCGCAGGCCGATTCGACCGATTTCGTAGCTAGCTCGCCCGCGCTTGCTAACGCGCTAAATTTAGCCTCGCGCGTCGCAAAAACGGATGCTTCGGCGATGCTAATGGGCGAAAGCGGCGTGGGCAAGGAGCTGTTTGCTAAATTTATCCACAAAAACTCGCCGCGCAAGGACGGTCCGTTTATCGCGATAAACATGGCTGCAATCCCCGAAAATTTGATAGAAAGCGAGCTTTTCGGCTTTGAAAAGGGCGCATTTACCGACGCCTCGGCGATGAAAAAGGGGCAGTTCGAGCTAGCAAGCGGCGGCACGTTATTTTTAGACGAGATCGGCGAGATGCCGCTAAATTTGCAGCCAAAACTCCTGCGCGCGATCCAGGAGCGCGAGATCACGCGCCTTGGCGCCACAAAGAGCGTCAAAATCGACGTTCGCATCATATCCGCGACGAATGCAAACCTGCCCGCGATGATCAGCGAGGGTAAATTTAGAGAGGATCTGTTTTACCGCCTAAACACCGTGCCCGTCGCCATCCCGCCGCTAAGAGAGCGAAAAGAGGAGATCTTGCCTATCGCAGAGCGCTTTTTGAAACAAAGCTGCGAGGAGTTTAATCTCGGCGCAAAAAGCTTTTCCGAAGCGGCGGTAAAAGAGCTTGAGAACTACGATTTCCCGGGCAATATCCGCGAGCTCATCTCCGTCGTGCAGCGAGCAGCGATACTGAGCGAAGGCGAGGAAATACAACCCGGCGATCTTTTTTTGCAGGCTCGCAGCAGAAAATAG
- a CDS encoding LPP20 family lipoprotein, translated as MKKITFAVLGAVVFLTSGCSFNNPFASDDATSAKQDIVIQKVDKEDIRSVMKQEKMIYDIEPADAVFGAVGEGIAPTNTVSHAQSLALAKRAAIADAHRQLAEKLYGVKINSKDTVRDAMLRDSTITAQVAGLIKNASIVEHDFKDGLYRVRMEMKIDQSKWQEIFAY; from the coding sequence ATGAAAAAAATTACATTCGCGGTTTTAGGCGCAGTAGTATTTTTGACGAGCGGTTGCTCTTTTAACAACCCTTTTGCTTCCGACGACGCAACATCGGCAAAGCAAGACATCGTCATCCAAAAGGTCGATAAAGAAGACATCAGAAGCGTGATGAAACAAGAAAAGATGATATACGATATCGAACCGGCCGATGCGGTATTTGGCGCCGTGGGTGAGGGTATCGCTCCGACCAACACCGTCTCTCACGCCCAGTCTCTAGCACTAGCTAAACGCGCGGCCATCGCGGATGCGCACAGACAGCTAGCCGAGAAACTCTACGGAGTCAAGATAAACTCCAAAGATACGGTTAGAGACGCGATGCTTAGAGACTCGACCATCACGGCTCAAGTAGCAGGCCTCATTAAAAATGCTTCCATCGTCGAGCACGACTTTAAAGACGGGCTATATCGCGTCAGAATGGAAATGAAAATAGACCAAAGCAAGTGGCAAGAAATTTTTGCTTACTGA
- the gyrA gene encoding DNA gyrase subunit A: MENIFENNQDIQAVDIEESIKTSYLDYSMSVIVGRALPDARDGLKPVHRRILYAMNNLGVGSRSPYMKSARIVGDVIGKYHPHGDTAVYDALVRMAQKFSMRYPAVDGQGNFGSIDGDGAAAMRYTEARMTNLTEEILRDIEKDTVDFIPNYDDRETEPDVLPSRVPNLLLNGSSGIAVGMATNIPPHSLDELIDGLLLVLENKNATLEEVMQYIKGPDFPTGGIIFGKKGIIEAYRTGRGRVKLRAKTHIEKKPNKDVIVVDELPYQTNKARLIEQIAELVKEKQIEGISEVRDESDKDGIRVVIELKRDAMSDIVLNNLFKSTTMESTFGVIMLAINNKEPKVFNLIELLKLFLNHRKTVIIRRTIFDLEKARARAHILEGLKIALDNIDEVIELIKNSADTPSAREGLVAKFGLSELQANAILDMRLSKLTGLEREKLEAELAELMAEIARLDEILKSETLLEKLIKDELLEIKNKFKVPRITEIVDDYDDIDIEDLIPNENMVVTITHRGYIKRVPSKQYEKQKRGGKGKVAVTTYDDDFIESFFTSNTHDTLMFVTDRGQLYWLKVYKIPEGSRTAKGKAVVNLIQLQPDEKIKAIIPTTDFAESKSLAFFTKNGIVKRTNLSEFKNIRSIGVRAINLDENDELVTALIVEGEEEPINLIDELGVETEINEIEAIEAQIDEENSEENDENAAEGSDDSEKMLFIVTKKGMCLKFKLSKVRQMGRTARGVTGIKFKEAGDEVVGAAVIENNDQEVLSISQKGIGKRTTAEEYRLTNRGGKGVICMKLTNRTGDLIGVVMVDDEQDLMALTSSGKMIRVDMQSIRKAGRNTSGVIVVNVDGDDVVSIAKCPKADDGEDESSEETLENLE; the protein is encoded by the coding sequence ATGGAAAATATATTTGAAAACAATCAAGACATCCAAGCCGTCGATATCGAAGAGTCGATAAAAACGAGCTACCTCGACTACTCGATGAGCGTCATCGTCGGTCGCGCCCTGCCAGATGCCAGAGACGGTCTAAAGCCCGTTCATAGACGTATCCTCTACGCGATGAACAACCTCGGAGTCGGCAGTCGCAGTCCGTATATGAAGTCCGCGCGTATCGTGGGCGACGTCATCGGTAAGTATCACCCGCACGGCGACACGGCCGTTTACGACGCACTCGTGCGTATGGCGCAGAAATTTTCCATGCGCTATCCGGCGGTCGACGGCCAAGGCAACTTCGGCTCCATCGACGGCGACGGCGCGGCTGCGATGCGTTATACCGAAGCTAGGATGACCAATCTCACCGAAGAAATCCTGCGCGATATCGAAAAAGACACGGTCGATTTTATCCCAAACTACGACGATAGAGAGACCGAGCCCGACGTCCTGCCTAGCCGCGTGCCAAATTTGCTGCTAAACGGCTCTAGTGGTATCGCCGTCGGTATGGCGACGAATATCCCGCCGCACAGCCTCGACGAGCTAATCGACGGGCTTTTGCTAGTGCTCGAAAATAAAAACGCGACGCTAGAAGAGGTGATGCAGTACATAAAAGGGCCGGATTTCCCGACTGGCGGGATAATATTTGGCAAAAAAGGCATCATCGAGGCCTACCGCACGGGACGCGGCCGCGTAAAACTACGCGCCAAAACCCACATCGAAAAAAAGCCGAACAAAGACGTCATCGTCGTAGACGAGCTGCCGTATCAGACAAACAAAGCCCGCCTCATCGAGCAAATCGCCGAGCTAGTCAAAGAAAAACAGATTGAAGGCATCAGCGAGGTGCGCGACGAGTCCGATAAAGACGGTATCCGCGTCGTCATCGAGCTAAAACGCGATGCGATGAGCGACATCGTGCTAAACAATCTCTTTAAATCCACGACGATGGAGAGTACGTTTGGCGTCATTATGCTTGCGATAAACAACAAAGAGCCGAAGGTATTTAACCTAATCGAGCTTTTGAAGCTATTTTTAAATCACAGAAAAACCGTCATCATCCGCCGTACGATATTTGACCTGGAAAAAGCCAGAGCTAGAGCGCATATCTTAGAGGGTTTAAAAATCGCGCTGGATAATATCGACGAGGTGATCGAGCTCATCAAAAATAGCGCCGACACGCCGAGCGCTCGCGAGGGATTGGTGGCGAAATTCGGCCTTAGCGAGCTACAAGCAAACGCCATCCTAGATATGAGGCTAAGCAAGCTAACGGGTCTTGAGCGCGAAAAACTAGAAGCCGAGCTAGCCGAGCTGATGGCCGAGATCGCGCGCCTTGATGAAATTTTAAAGAGCGAAACCTTGCTAGAAAAACTAATCAAAGACGAGCTGCTTGAGATAAAAAATAAATTTAAAGTGCCGCGCATCACCGAGATCGTAGACGACTACGACGACATCGACATCGAGGACCTCATCCCTAACGAAAACATGGTCGTAACCATCACGCACCGAGGCTACATCAAGCGCGTGCCGAGCAAGCAGTACGAGAAGCAAAAACGCGGCGGCAAGGGCAAGGTCGCGGTAACTACGTACGACGACGACTTCATCGAGAGCTTCTTTACGAGCAACACTCACGATACGCTGATGTTCGTGACTGATCGCGGACAGCTCTACTGGCTAAAAGTCTATAAGATCCCTGAAGGAAGCCGCACCGCAAAAGGTAAAGCGGTAGTAAATCTCATCCAGCTGCAGCCTGACGAAAAGATCAAAGCGATCATTCCGACGACTGATTTTGCCGAAAGCAAATCGCTCGCGTTTTTCACTAAAAACGGCATCGTAAAACGCACGAATTTAAGCGAATTTAAAAACATCCGCTCTATCGGCGTGCGCGCTATCAACCTAGACGAGAACGACGAGCTAGTAACGGCTCTCATCGTCGAGGGCGAGGAAGAGCCGATAAATCTAATCGACGAGCTTGGCGTAGAGACCGAGATAAACGAGATAGAGGCGATAGAAGCTCAGATCGATGAAGAAAATAGCGAGGAAAACGACGAGAACGCGGCCGAAGGAAGCGACGATAGCGAAAAGATGCTATTTATCGTAACCAAAAAGGGAATGTGCCTCAAATTTAAACTCAGCAAAGTTCGCCAGATGGGCAGAACGGCCCGCGGCGTGACGGGTATCAAATTTAAAGAAGCCGGCGACGAGGTCGTTGGCGCTGCCGTCATCGAAAACAACGATCAAGAGGTGCTAAGTATATCTCAAAAAGGTATCGGCAAGCGTACTACCGCAGAAGAATACCGCCTAACAAATCGCGGCGGAAAGGGCGTAATCTGCATGAAGCTAACGAATCGTACCGGCGATCTAATCGGCGTCGTAATGGTCGATGACGAACAAGATCTGATGGCTCTAACCTCAAGCGGCAAGATGATTCGCGTCGATATGCAAAGCATCCGCAAAGCCGGCCGTAACACTAGCGGCGTCATCGTCGTAAACGTGGACGGCGACGACGTAGTCAGTATCGCCAAGTGTCCGAAAGCCGATGATGGCGAGGATGAGAGCAGCGAAGAGACGCTAGAAAATTTAGAATGA